Proteins from a single region of Diaphorobacter limosus:
- a CDS encoding TonB-dependent receptor, translated as MDTDKKHCLAAALALCGLACPPLWAQGQLESDAQRLMGLSLQDLIATPVVTASRQIETRDQTPAQILVITREQIRERRYRSLADLMRDLPGVDWQGGTKSSQFNQFAVQGYVGPNKLLILMDGVRIGAPAGGNFPVADNLALYMARQVEVLYGPAAALYGADAVAGVINIITEAGQGPRGSWASVGAGRFGGEEGAFMTGLDTAQGLQLSLGGHWQRAERAPLARYYPREFAKVPAVGNGQTIIPVDQREPYVGPTASHSLYVRADWDERFTVGFFRHSFTHLTSTGDPPAMARYQQSSEWQPTSDTFHGRWRFQPAPDVQAQLLVEHSRMELDPKARYNNTFSNYQDSFSYELGKRTGLEQSLNWRISERQQLQAGLGWHQYHAEAASSLAAPYRPGLAAQGQGQLYPNTPLPRQIHDDNFRNLSAYAQLQSQWSGAFSTSAGLRLDRHSHYGSSLNPRLGAVYKPREQHVFKLQYGEAFRAPSPEETLSAYGTFSGAQDAQGNYIGSNFRIPNFNLQPEKARTLSAAWDWRPTPSLNLVTHLYHSRISRLVVTQPSGNVGAIPGAVLINPETKGNAGRQQQSGLDLSAQWRFRLGGDWTGDLWGSASWIHGRIDEGNGVDWAIPYVASHKLKLGTTLRWRNQVSITPQLYWTGNVTNGRKQGPTDPLLPQGACQGAMTAPSRCSTPGYALVDLHLGWHQLLDGRATLWLDVYNLLDRRHYAAAGSGSRTFWDMPQQPRTWMLTLDWRY; from the coding sequence ATGGACACGGATAAGAAGCACTGTCTCGCGGCCGCGCTGGCGCTCTGCGGCCTGGCCTGCCCGCCGCTGTGGGCGCAGGGCCAGCTGGAATCGGACGCCCAGCGCCTGATGGGCCTGTCGCTACAGGATTTGATAGCAACCCCGGTCGTCACGGCCTCGCGCCAGATCGAGACGCGCGATCAGACGCCGGCGCAGATCCTGGTCATCACGCGCGAGCAGATCCGCGAGCGGCGCTACCGCAGCCTGGCCGACCTGATGCGCGATCTGCCCGGCGTGGACTGGCAAGGCGGCACCAAGTCCTCGCAGTTCAACCAGTTTGCCGTGCAGGGCTATGTGGGGCCGAACAAGCTCCTGATCCTGATGGACGGGGTGCGCATAGGCGCGCCCGCGGGCGGCAATTTTCCCGTGGCGGACAACCTGGCGCTGTACATGGCCAGGCAGGTCGAGGTGCTCTACGGCCCCGCCGCCGCGCTGTATGGCGCCGACGCCGTGGCCGGGGTGATCAACATCATCACCGAGGCCGGCCAGGGCCCCAGGGGCTCCTGGGCATCGGTGGGGGCGGGGCGTTTCGGCGGCGAGGAGGGCGCCTTCATGACCGGCCTGGATACCGCGCAGGGCCTGCAGCTGTCACTGGGCGGGCACTGGCAGCGTGCCGAGCGCGCGCCCCTGGCACGCTACTACCCGCGCGAGTTTGCCAAGGTGCCGGCCGTTGGCAACGGCCAGACCATCATCCCCGTCGACCAGCGCGAGCCCTATGTGGGCCCAACCGCCAGCCACAGCCTGTATGTGCGCGCCGACTGGGACGAGCGCTTCACCGTGGGCTTCTTTCGCCACAGCTTCACCCACCTGACCAGCACCGGCGACCCGCCGGCGATGGCGCGCTACCAGCAAAGCTCCGAGTGGCAGCCCACCTCGGACACCTTCCATGGCCGCTGGCGCTTTCAGCCGGCGCCCGATGTGCAGGCGCAGCTGCTGGTGGAGCATTCGCGCATGGAGCTCGACCCCAAGGCGCGCTACAACAACACCTTCAGCAATTACCAGGATAGCTTTTCCTACGAGCTGGGCAAACGCACGGGCCTGGAGCAAAGCCTGAACTGGCGCATCAGCGAGCGCCAGCAGCTGCAGGCCGGCCTGGGCTGGCACCAATACCATGCAGAGGCGGCCTCGTCCCTGGCCGCGCCCTACAGGCCCGGCCTGGCCGCCCAAGGCCAGGGCCAGCTCTACCCCAACACCCCACTGCCCAGGCAGATACACGACGACAACTTCCGCAACCTCTCGGCCTATGCGCAGCTGCAGTCGCAGTGGAGCGGGGCCTTCAGCACCAGCGCCGGCCTGCGCCTGGATCGCCACAGCCATTACGGCAGCAGCCTCAACCCGCGCCTGGGCGCCGTCTACAAGCCGCGCGAGCAGCATGTCTTCAAGCTCCAGTACGGCGAGGCATTCCGCGCCCCGTCGCCCGAGGAAACGCTGAGCGCCTACGGCACCTTCAGCGGCGCACAGGACGCGCAGGGCAACTACATCGGCAGCAACTTCCGCATTCCCAACTTCAACCTGCAGCCGGAGAAAGCGCGCACGCTGAGCGCCGCCTGGGACTGGCGCCCCACGCCCAGCCTGAACCTGGTCACGCACCTCTACCACAGCCGCATCAGCCGCCTGGTGGTCACGCAGCCCTCGGGCAACGTGGGGGCCATCCCGGGCGCGGTGCTGATCAATCCCGAGACCAAGGGCAATGCCGGGCGCCAGCAGCAGTCGGGACTGGACCTGTCGGCGCAGTGGCGCTTTCGCCTGGGTGGCGACTGGACCGGCGACCTGTGGGGCAGCGCCAGCTGGATCCATGGCCGCATCGATGAGGGCAATGGCGTGGACTGGGCCATCCCCTATGTGGCCAGCCACAAGCTCAAGCTGGGCACCACGCTGCGCTGGCGCAACCAGGTCAGCATCACGCCCCAGCTCTACTGGACGGGCAACGTGACCAATGGCCGCAAGCAGGGCCCGACCGACCCGCTGCTGCCCCAGGGCGCCTGCCAGGGGGCCATGACCGCCCCCAGCCGCTGCAGCACGCCTGGCTATGCGCTGGTGGATCTGCACCTGGGCTGGCACCAGCTGCTGGACGGCCGCGCCACGCTGTGGCTGGATGTGTACAACCTGCTGGACAGGCGCCACTACGCCGCGGCGGGCTCGGGCTCGCGCACCTTCTGGGACATGCCGCAGCAGCCGCGCACCTGGATGCTGACGCTGGACTGGCGGTACTGA
- a CDS encoding YfiR family protein: MIVQLLVALMPLALLAGGARAQQEPISEYAVKAALLVKLPRFVYLPRLEGGTRISLCVLGRDPFGGALTRLAQTPMDGRSVQVSQADDASQVLDCDFVFVARSEADHLRSTLRQLGRAQVVTVSDIDGFARAGGMVELAVNPEGGNLLNILINRKAAQAQNIQFNAQLLRLARVVEP, from the coding sequence GTGATTGTCCAGCTGCTGGTGGCGCTGATGCCGCTGGCCTTGCTCGCCGGTGGCGCGCGGGCGCAGCAGGAGCCGATCTCGGAATACGCGGTCAAGGCGGCGCTGCTGGTCAAACTGCCGCGCTTCGTCTACCTGCCACGCCTGGAGGGCGGCACCCGCATCAGCCTGTGCGTGCTGGGGCGCGACCCCTTTGGCGGGGCACTGACCAGGCTGGCGCAAACGCCCATGGACGGGCGCAGCGTGCAGGTCAGCCAGGCCGACGACGCCAGCCAGGTGCTGGACTGCGACTTCGTCTTCGTGGCGCGCAGCGAGGCCGATCACCTGCGCAGCACCTTGCGGCAGCTCGGCCGGGCCCAGGTGGTGACGGTGTCGGACATCGACGGCTTTGCACGCGCCGGCGGCATGGTGGAGCTGGCCGTGAACCCCGAGGGCGGCAACCTGTTGAACATCCTCATCAACCGCAAGGCGGCGCAGGCGCAGAACATCCAGTTCAATGCGCAGCTGCTGCGCCTGGCCCGGGTCGTCGAACCATGA